The genomic interval CGTCGGAATGCCGGGCGGCCGGGTCAACGGGTCCCCGTTTGTTCGAGCGAGAGGGTCAGCCCGTCGCGCATCTTGAGCGTCGCATGCTTTCCCTTGCCTCGGAAGTCGGCTATGTCGTTGCCATATCCGTATCCGCTGCCGGTCGGGTATTGCGGCAGATCGAACACCGTGCCGTCGAGCGTGACTTCGGCGCGCCCGACCGAGAACTTGACCTCGACGCGGAACCGGCGGCGGCTCTTGCCGTCGGTCCCCTCGAATAGGGCGGTAATCGGGGCTTCGTCCTGTTCGTAGAGGGTTTTCCCGCGCTGTTCGATAATCCAGCGTCCGTTCGCGAGGCGCACGTTTTTCGTGTCGTCGTCCTCGACGTTCCAAGCCGATCCTCCGCCCGGAAGCATTCGGCGGTCGAGTATCTCTGTCTCCTGTCCGTCGGGCAGAAAAAGCTCGGCACGCGACGAGTCTTCGGCGAAAACGATGTACGCGGCCGTCGTAGCGTCCGGTTCGGCAGCCGGGGTCATTCGGATACCGGCCTCGAACGGGCGGATACACTCTTCGCGTACCTGCGACCAGACGTAGCCGGCCGACCCGATGCACCCGTGGGCGTCCCGGTCGGCGCCTATGGCGGCCGTTGCGGCGGCGCTGTCCTGTCGGCCGGTCCCGTTTTTCTCCTGACGGGCGAGGCATCCCGCAAGCGAGGCGGCCAGCGGAAAGCAGACGATCCAGAATCGATATTTCATAGCGTATGCGGGTTTTCGAGTCTTTTCGCTACAGTGTAGCAGTCGGGACAATGCTGCGCCCGAACGGGGAGAGGGCCATGCTCATCAGCTTGAAATGCTGCCTGCCGAACGGTATGCCGATAATCGTGATGCATAGCAGCGCGCCGAACAGCAGATGAGTCAGCACAATCCAGATTCCGCCCAAAAAGAACCAGATCACGTTCATCAGCGTATACAAACAACCCGTTCCCTGATCTGTCCGTACCGAAGTTTGGCCGAACGGCAGCAGGGCCAGCAATCCTAACTTGAGCGCCTGAATTCCGAACGGAATGCCGACGATCGTCAGGCAGAGCGCCAGTCCCGAAACGAAATATTCCACTGCGACGGCCAAGCCGCCCAGCAGCAGCCATACGATATTGCCCAGAAGGTTCATATGCTTTGTGTGTCCGCGTTTAGGACGGAATGTTCAAATATACGTTTTTTTTCGTAATCCGGTGCTTTGCCTCGGACACGGTTCCGGAGGTCGCCCGGTGTTCTGGCCCGAAATCGGGGACGGAGCGGATTCTGACGGCCGTGCGGAGGCCGTTCCGGCGAATTCTGCGCGCAGGGACCTTCCGGGTCGCTCGGAGCCGTTTTGTCCGTTTCGTCGGGTCTTGCGCTCGGCACTCGTGCCGAGAGGGCCGTTGCAACCTGTTTTTCTGCTTTCCTCGTCCGGCTTGCAGCGGCTGCCGGAGGAAGCGGGGCCGGTCGCTTTCCCTCGGATGCCTCGTTTCCGTCCGGTCTCCGAGCCCGAGGCCGCCGGGATGTCCTCGTGCGCGGTCCGGTCCGCATGTGTGCCGATCGGTTTGCAGCCGAAGGTCCGGGCTTTTGCCGGGGAGGGATTCGGATACTGTCGCGCGAAGATTCTTTTGTTTCGATAATTTTGATTTATTTTGCACTGATTTAGCCGTTTTTTGGGACCCGGCGCGTGGTATACAATTTGCGATACCTTAGGAATCGAATTAAAAGAAGCGTTATGGAAAATACCGAAACCAGAGAGCAATCCGTTGATACAGACCCGATGTACGATAACCGCGAGGTCGTGACCGACGCCGAGGCGGAAATGGAGCGGGAACAGACCGCTGACAATATGTCAGAGAATGGCGCGCCCGAGACTGCCAAATCGGCCGAAACTGCCGGAACGCGGAATGCGGGGGACGGCGCCCTTTCGGACGTCGAGCGGCAATGGCAGGACAAATACCTGCGCCTGGTGGCCGAGTTCGATAACTACCGCAAGCGGACGCTCAAGGAAAAGATGGATTTGGTCGCCTCCGGCGGCGAGGATGTGATCAAGTCGCTGCTCGGCGTAATGGACGACATCGACCGCGCGCTGGTGGCGATGAGTCAGACCGACGACATCGAGTCGGTCCGCAAGGGGATCGAGCTGATCCACCAGAAGCTGCTCGATACGCTCCATGCCAAGGGCGTGCAGGAGATCGAGGCGATCGGCAGCGAGCTCGATACCGATCTGCACGAGGCGGTGGCCAAGTTCCCTGTCGAGGACGACAAGAAAGGAAAGATCATCGATGTCGTGCAAAAGGGCTACAAATTGAAAGACAAGGTAGTCCGTTACGCGAAAGTCGTTGTAGGAGAATAATTCGGATATGGCAACCAAGAGAGACTACTATGAAGTGCTCGGCGTGCAGCGCGGGGCCAGTGCCGACGAGATCAAGAAGGCCTACCGGAAGGCGGCCATCCAGTATCATCCCGACAAGAATCCCGGCGACAAGGAAGCCGAGGAGAAGTTCAAGGAGGCGGCCGAGGCATACGACGTGCTGAGCAACCCCGACAAGAAGGCGCGCTACGATCAGTTCGGCCACGAGGGCATGAGCGGGGCCGGAGGATTCGGCGGCTCCGCGGGCGGCTTCGGCGGCGGCGGCTTTACGATGGAGGACATCTTCAGCCAGTTCGGCGATATTTTCGGCGGCCATTTCGGCGGCGGCTTTTCGGGCGGTTTCGGCGGCGGACGCTCGCGCGAGCGTGTCAATCGGGGTTCGGACCTGCGCATCAAGGTGAAGCTGACGCTCAAGGAGATCGTCAACGGTACGACGAAGAAGCTAAAGATCAACAAGATGATCGCTTGCGATCAGTGCGGAGGTACCGGAGCGAAGGACAAAAGTTCCTATGCGACGTGTACGACCTGCAACGGATCGGGCTATGTGACTCAGGTGGTCAATACCTTTTTCGGCCGCACGCAGACAACCCAGCCCTGTCCCACTTGCCACGGCGAGGGACGCATCATCACGACGCCCTGTCCGAAGTGTCACGGCGAGGGAATTGTCCGGGGCGAGGAGATCGTCGAGATACGGATTCCGGCCGGCGTCGGCGAGGGCATGCAGCTGACCGTCAGCGGCAAGGGCAATGCCGCACGTCACGGCGGGGTCAACGGCGATCTGCTCGTACTGATCGAGGAGGAGCCCGACAAGGAACTCGTGCGCGATGGCAACGATCTGATATACAACCTGAATATAACTTTCCCTCAGGCCGTGCTCGGCGCTTCGGTCGAAGTGCCGACGGTCGACGCCCGGGCCAAGATCAAGATCGAGCCCGGTACGCAGGCGGGCAAGGTGCTGAGACTCCGCGGCAAGGGTATTCCCGACGTGAACGGTTACGGGCGGGGCGACATTCTGGTCGTCGTCAATATCGACGTGCCCTCGTCGGTAAGCGCTTCGGAGAAGGGCCTGCTCGAGCAGCTCGCTCAGACCGAGCATTTCAAGCAGGCGGGACAGAGCCGCGATATGAACATATTCGACCGCATGCGCAGCTTTTTCCGTTAGGACGCCGCGTCCTCTCGGCGGAGGCGGCAGGCCGTACCGACCAAGGAACAGATGGAGAACGACAAGATCAGAGTGTTGCCCGACGGGGTCGCCAACCAGATCGCCGCGGGCGAGGTGGTGGGCCGTCCCGCTTCGGTCGTCAAGGAGCTGATGGAGAATGCCGTCGACGCCGGCAGCACGGTCGTGACGGTCAACTATCGCGACGGAGGAAAGAGCCTGATTCAGGTCGTCGATAACGGTTGCGGTATGAGCGACACCGACGCGCGGCTCGCTTTCGAGCGGCACGCGACGTCCAAGATCCGCTCGGCCGACGATCTCTACCGGCTCCATTCGTTCGGATTCCGCGGCGAGGCGCTGCCCTCGATCGCGTCGGTCGCGGAGGTCGAGCTGCGCACGCGCACGCCTTACGGCGAGCTGGGAACGAAGGTCTGCATTCACGGCGGGCGTTTTCAGTCTCAGGAGCCGGTTCAGATGCCTCAAGGGACGCAGTTTTCGGTGAAAAACCTTTTTTACAACACGCCGGCCCGCCGTCGCTTTCTGAAAGAGGCTTCGGTCGAGGCCCGGCATATCCGCACCGAGTTCCAGCGCGTGGCCTTGTGCAATCCGGGGATTGCTTTCACCCTGTGCGACGGCGATGCGCCGCTCGTACAGCTGCCGGCGACGAATCTGCGGCAGCGTATCGTGTCGGCCGTCGGCGGGCGCGAGATCGCGAAGAACCTGCTCGAGGTCTCCGTCGATACGTCGATGGTACGCGTCGAGGGATTCGTCGGCCGCTCGTCGGCCGCCAAGAAGACGAACCGGGAGCAGTTCCTTTTCGTCAACGGGCGCTACTTTCAGTCGCCCTATTTCCGCAAGGCCGTCCTGCAGGCTTACGACAAGCTGATTCCGTCCGATACGCAGCCGTCCTATTTTCTCTATATCACGATCGATCCCGAGCGGATCGACGTGAACGTGCACCCGCAGAAAACCGAGATCCGTTTCGACGACGAGCAGGCTTTGTGGCAGATATTCAATGCCGCCGTCCGCGAGGCGCTCGGCAAGACGGGCGTCGTGCCGCTGATGGATTTCGAGATCGATCCGTCGATCGACATACCGGTCGCGCGCAAGGGAGTGATTTATCGTGAGCCCGATTTGGGCGTCGATCCGTCGTTCAATCCGTTCGATGAGGAGCGGAAAACGTCCGGAGCCGGTCGCCCTTTTCCGGCATACGGCCGCGGGCGCGAGTCCCGGGATCGGGTGAGCGACTGGGAGCAGCTTTACGAAGTGGACTCGCAGGCGATATTCCCGACGGACAAAAGCGGGGAAACCGGCGCGGATCGGTTGGTCGAGTTCGACAGCGACGAGTTGGAGTACATCGAAGGCGGCGGGTCCGGTGCGGCTCAAGCGGCTTTCGATTGGGAGGCCGAGCCTGTCGTCGGCGAAGTACTGATGCTCGGAGGGCGTTATTGCGCGACCCGTCTGCGCGAAGGTCTGGCCGTGGTCGATCTGCCCCGGGCGTGGGAGCGGGTGCGCTAC from Alistipes ihumii AP11 carries:
- a CDS encoding MliC family protein, which gives rise to MKYRFWIVCFPLAASLAGCLARQEKNGTGRQDSAAATAAIGADRDAHGCIGSAGYVWSQVREECIRPFEAGIRMTPAAEPDATTAAYIVFAEDSSRAELFLPDGQETEILDRRMLPGGGSAWNVEDDDTKNVRLANGRWIIEQRGKTLYEQDEAPITALFEGTDGKSRRRFRVEVKFSVGRAEVTLDGTVFDLPQYPTGSGYGYGNDIADFRGKGKHATLKMRDGLTLSLEQTGTR
- the dnaJ gene encoding molecular chaperone DnaJ, whose product is MATKRDYYEVLGVQRGASADEIKKAYRKAAIQYHPDKNPGDKEAEEKFKEAAEAYDVLSNPDKKARYDQFGHEGMSGAGGFGGSAGGFGGGGFTMEDIFSQFGDIFGGHFGGGFSGGFGGGRSRERVNRGSDLRIKVKLTLKEIVNGTTKKLKINKMIACDQCGGTGAKDKSSYATCTTCNGSGYVTQVVNTFFGRTQTTQPCPTCHGEGRIITTPCPKCHGEGIVRGEEIVEIRIPAGVGEGMQLTVSGKGNAARHGGVNGDLLVLIEEEPDKELVRDGNDLIYNLNITFPQAVLGASVEVPTVDARAKIKIEPGTQAGKVLRLRGKGIPDVNGYGRGDILVVVNIDVPSSVSASEKGLLEQLAQTEHFKQAGQSRDMNIFDRMRSFFR
- the mutL gene encoding DNA mismatch repair endonuclease MutL, with protein sequence MENDKIRVLPDGVANQIAAGEVVGRPASVVKELMENAVDAGSTVVTVNYRDGGKSLIQVVDNGCGMSDTDARLAFERHATSKIRSADDLYRLHSFGFRGEALPSIASVAEVELRTRTPYGELGTKVCIHGGRFQSQEPVQMPQGTQFSVKNLFYNTPARRRFLKEASVEARHIRTEFQRVALCNPGIAFTLCDGDAPLVQLPATNLRQRIVSAVGGREIAKNLLEVSVDTSMVRVEGFVGRSSAAKKTNREQFLFVNGRYFQSPYFRKAVLQAYDKLIPSDTQPSYFLYITIDPERIDVNVHPQKTEIRFDDEQALWQIFNAAVREALGKTGVVPLMDFEIDPSIDIPVARKGVIYREPDLGVDPSFNPFDEERKTSGAGRPFPAYGRGRESRDRVSDWEQLYEVDSQAIFPTDKSGETGADRLVEFDSDELEYIEGGGSGAAQAAFDWEAEPVVGEVLMLGGRYCATRLREGLAVVDLPRAWERVRYERYLGMLGNETSATQRLLFAETVPLSAAEACIAREIAGDLEAVGFDFRIGEESMTVTGIPADLPDVGVGQAVREMLSEFRESERLSPDDRIRRTAAVMARCGAMTSRDAMDADAARELLREWLRCEGFNYTPDGRPVMTVLTVEELAKRLK
- a CDS encoding YccF domain-containing protein; this translates as MNLLGNIVWLLLGGLAVAVEYFVSGLALCLTIVGIPFGIQALKLGLLALLPFGQTSVRTDQGTGCLYTLMNVIWFFLGGIWIVLTHLLFGALLCITIIGIPFGRQHFKLMSMALSPFGRSIVPTATL
- a CDS encoding nucleotide exchange factor GrpE, yielding MENTETREQSVDTDPMYDNREVVTDAEAEMEREQTADNMSENGAPETAKSAETAGTRNAGDGALSDVERQWQDKYLRLVAEFDNYRKRTLKEKMDLVASGGEDVIKSLLGVMDDIDRALVAMSQTDDIESVRKGIELIHQKLLDTLHAKGVQEIEAIGSELDTDLHEAVAKFPVEDDKKGKIIDVVQKGYKLKDKVVRYAKVVVGE